From Hippea jasoniae, one genomic window encodes:
- the scpA gene encoding methylmalonyl-CoA mutase: MGFKKVTRQEWKQLALKELKGKPFETLIWHSPEGINIYPLYTMEDLEKLEYLDTFPGFPPFIRGPRATMYTVKPWTIRQYAGFSTAEESNAFYKKALALGQQGLSVAFDLATHRGYDSDHPRVVGDVGKAGVAIDTVEDMKILFDGIPLDKVSVSMTMNGAVIPVMAFYIVAAEEQGVEQKQLSGTIQNDILKEFMVRNTYIYPPQPSMRIVADIIEYTSKYMPKFNSISISGYHIQEAGANAVLELAFTLADGLEYVKTALNRGLDIDAFAPRLSFFFGIGMNFFMEIAKLRAARFLWAKLISQFNPKNPRSMALRTHCQTSGWSLTAQQPYNNIIRTTIEALAAVLGGTQSLHTNALDEAIALPTDFSARIARNTQLIIQEESNICKTVDPLAGSYFIESLTHALIREAEKIIDEIEQMGGMTKAIESGMPKLKIEESAAKRQALIDKGEFVIVGVNKYVIPEEEDEQVEVLDIDNTAVRQKQIERLKKIKAERDNDKVQKALDKITKVAEDGGNLLEVAVEAARLRATLGEISYAMEKVFGRYQPQIKLVSGAYGGLLEDNEEFQEVKREIEEFEKEEGRRPRVLIVKMGQDGHDRGAKVVATGYADMGFDVDVGPMFQTPEEAAKMAVENDVHAVGISTLAAGHNTLVPQFIEELKKLEADDDIVVTVGGVIPRKDYDFLYSKGVAAIFGPGTPIIKSAKELIKAIKDKKTPRRLLNGR, from the coding sequence ATGGGTTTTAAAAAGGTTACAAGACAGGAGTGGAAGCAGTTAGCTTTAAAGGAGTTAAAGGGTAAACCATTTGAGACATTAATCTGGCACTCACCAGAGGGTATAAATATTTATCCGCTTTATACGATGGAAGATTTAGAAAAACTGGAGTATTTAGATACATTTCCAGGATTTCCGCCTTTTATCAGAGGGCCTCGTGCCACCATGTATACAGTAAAACCCTGGACGATCAGGCAATATGCGGGTTTTTCAACAGCTGAGGAGTCCAATGCGTTTTACAAAAAGGCACTTGCCTTAGGTCAGCAGGGATTATCTGTTGCGTTTGATTTAGCCACACACAGGGGATACGATTCAGATCACCCACGCGTTGTGGGCGATGTGGGAAAGGCCGGTGTTGCCATCGATACGGTTGAGGATATGAAAATATTATTTGACGGTATTCCGCTTGATAAAGTCTCTGTTTCGATGACGATGAATGGGGCTGTAATACCTGTTATGGCATTTTACATAGTTGCTGCAGAAGAGCAGGGAGTGGAGCAGAAGCAGCTTTCAGGAACAATCCAGAACGATATTTTGAAGGAGTTTATGGTTAGAAATACCTACATCTATCCACCCCAGCCCTCAATGAGGATTGTGGCAGATATTATCGAATATACGAGCAAATATATGCCAAAGTTTAACTCGATCAGTATCAGTGGATATCATATTCAGGAAGCAGGTGCAAATGCAGTGCTTGAGCTGGCTTTTACTCTTGCAGATGGCCTTGAATATGTTAAAACAGCTCTCAACAGAGGCCTTGATATCGATGCCTTTGCGCCACGCTTATCGTTTTTCTTTGGTATAGGAATGAACTTCTTTATGGAGATAGCAAAGCTTAGAGCGGCAAGATTTTTGTGGGCAAAACTGATTAGCCAGTTTAATCCAAAGAATCCCCGTTCGATGGCTTTAAGAACACATTGTCAGACTTCGGGATGGAGTTTAACGGCTCAGCAGCCATACAACAACATCATAAGAACAACAATTGAGGCACTTGCAGCTGTTTTGGGAGGCACTCAGTCGTTGCACACCAATGCATTGGATGAAGCAATAGCGCTGCCAACCGACTTTTCTGCCCGCATTGCAAGAAACACGCAGCTTATTATTCAGGAGGAATCCAATATCTGTAAAACTGTTGATCCGCTTGCTGGATCCTATTTTATTGAATCACTAACCCATGCATTGATTAGAGAAGCAGAAAAGATCATCGATGAGATTGAGCAAATGGGTGGTATGACCAAAGCCATTGAATCTGGCATGCCAAAACTAAAAATCGAAGAATCAGCAGCAAAAAGACAGGCTTTGATAGATAAAGGTGAATTTGTTATAGTAGGCGTTAATAAATATGTGATACCTGAGGAGGAGGATGAGCAGGTAGAGGTGCTGGATATAGACAATACGGCGGTAAGGCAAAAGCAGATTGAAAGATTGAAAAAGATAAAGGCTGAAAGGGATAACGATAAAGTGCAAAAGGCGCTTGATAAGATAACAAAGGTAGCCGAAGATGGCGGCAATCTGTTGGAGGTGGCTGTAGAGGCTGCAAGGCTCAGGGCAACATTAGGTGAGATTTCATATGCGATGGAGAAGGTATTTGGAAGATACCAGCCACAGATTAAACTTGTAAGCGGGGCTTATGGTGGTTTGCTTGAAGATAATGAGGAGTTTCAAGAGGTTAAAAGGGAGATAGAGGAGTTTGAAAAAGAGGAAGGTAGAAGACCAAGGGTTTTGATTGTAAAGATGGGGCAGGATGGTCATGATAGGGGTGCAAAGGTTGTTGCAACCGGTTATGCAGATATGGGTTTTGATGTGGATGTGGGTCCAATGTTCCAGACGCCCGAGGAGGCTGCAAAAATGGCAGTTGAAAACGATGTTCACGCTGTCGGAATCTCTACACTTGCAGCCGGTCATAATACGCTCGTACCTCAGTTTATTGAAGAACTCAAGAAACTTGAAGCTGATGATGATATAGTGGTAACCGTGGGAGGTGTTATACCAAGGAAGGATTACGATTTTCTATATTCAAAGGGTGTCGCAGCAATTTTTGGACCAGGTACGCCCATTATAAAGTCTGCAAAAGAGTTGATTAAGGCTATAAAGGATAAGAAAACACCCAGGAGATTGCTCAATGGCAGATAA
- a CDS encoding YMGG-like glycine zipper-containing protein translates to MRLKSLFVMLVLAVFLGFSISSCTTESENVALGTAIGAGIGAVTTKNKWKGVVIGGILGAVAGEAMYQIQQRAINEAIRNQKPVAYQRQTANGGWERVEAQPMGEPVVNPNQHTKCQKVHIREWRNGRIIKDEVKEVCRGYKETNTY, encoded by the coding sequence ATGAGGCTAAAATCACTGTTTGTTATGCTTGTTTTGGCTGTATTTTTAGGGTTTTCTATTTCATCCTGCACAACAGAGAGCGAAAATGTAGCCTTAGGAACGGCAATAGGAGCAGGTATTGGTGCAGTAACGACCAAAAATAAGTGGAAGGGTGTGGTGATTGGGGGTATTTTGGGTGCTGTAGCAGGTGAGGCAATGTATCAGATTCAGCAAAGAGCCATTAATGAGGCCATAAGGAATCAAAAACCTGTTGCATATCAAAGACAAACGGCCAATGGTGGATGGGAAAGGGTAGAGGCTCAGCCTATGGGTGAGCCTGTTGTTAATCCCAACCAGCATACAAAATGCCAGAAGGTTCACATAAGAGAGTGGCGCAACGGCAGGATTATAAAGGATGAAGTAAAAGAGGTATGCAGGGGCTATAAAGAAACAAATACCTATTGA
- the meaB gene encoding methylmalonyl Co-A mutase-associated GTPase MeaB, which yields MADNYDVDELSALLIAGKRRALAKAITLIESKKPEHKKLAKRLLERILPRSGNSIRIGISGVPGVGKSTFIEAFGLYLIEKGHRVAVLAVDPSSQITGGSLLGDKTRMEELSRRNEAFIRPSPSGDSLGGVARRTREAIFLCEAAGYDIIIVETVGVGQSEISVSSMVDFFLLMQLPNAGDELQGIKRGVMEVADAIVINKADEENLQRAQLAKKQIENALSIFLNVDKSWKVPVILVSARYKKGIDEVYETISKYVKIKKKSGEFYKKRQQQSIQWMWSVVVEGLKEMLNENEQVRRFAKEMESAVINKLTTPSFAAENILSEFKNSVCRG from the coding sequence ATGGCAGATAATTACGATGTTGATGAGCTTTCTGCTTTATTGATTGCGGGAAAAAGGAGGGCTCTTGCAAAAGCCATAACATTAATCGAAAGTAAAAAACCTGAACATAAAAAGTTAGCAAAAAGGTTGCTTGAAAGGATTTTGCCCAGAAGTGGAAATTCTATAAGAATAGGAATAAGTGGAGTTCCCGGGGTTGGGAAGAGTACATTTATAGAGGCATTTGGCCTCTACCTTATAGAAAAAGGCCATAGGGTTGCTGTTTTGGCTGTAGATCCATCTTCACAAATTACAGGCGGCTCTCTGCTTGGGGATAAAACCAGGATGGAGGAGCTATCACGCAGAAATGAGGCATTTATCAGACCCTCTCCCTCGGGTGATTCACTTGGTGGTGTTGCAAGAAGAACAAGAGAGGCTATTTTTTTGTGTGAGGCGGCAGGTTATGATATAATAATCGTTGAAACAGTGGGTGTTGGACAATCAGAGATTAGTGTTTCTTCGATGGTGGATTTCTTTCTTTTGATGCAGCTGCCCAATGCAGGTGATGAGCTTCAGGGTATAAAAAGGGGTGTTATGGAAGTTGCCGATGCAATTGTGATAAATAAAGCTGATGAAGAAAATCTACAGAGGGCTCAGCTTGCAAAAAAACAGATTGAGAATGCGTTAAGTATTTTTTTAAATGTTGATAAAAGCTGGAAGGTGCCTGTGATTCTTGTTAGTGCCCGCTACAAAAAAGGTATTGATGAGGTTTATGAAACGATAAGCAAGTATGTAAAAATCAAAAAGAAAAGCGGCGAGTTTTACAAAAAAAGGCAGCAGCAGTCAATTCAGTGGATGTGGAGTGTTGTAGTTGAGGGACTAAAAGAGATGCTTAATGAAAATGAGCAGGTTAGAAGATTTGCAAAAGAGATGGAATCTGCAGTGATAAACAAACTAACGACACCGTCGTTTGCTGCAGAGAATATTTTGAGTGAGTTTAAAAATTCCGTATGCAGGGGGTGA
- the mce gene encoding methylmalonyl-CoA epimerase, with protein MFKKIDHIGVAVKDLDEAVRLYRDVFGLKLLEIEEVESQKVKVAKFDIGGVHIELLQPTADDSPIKKFIDKKGEGLHHIAYEVDDIEEQLSQLKQKGVKLINERPTEGSSNTLIAFLHPKSSIILTELVFKGEK; from the coding sequence ATGTTTAAAAAGATTGATCATATAGGTGTTGCTGTTAAAGATCTTGATGAGGCGGTTAGACTTTATAGGGATGTGTTTGGTTTAAAGCTTCTGGAGATTGAAGAGGTTGAGTCTCAAAAGGTAAAAGTGGCTAAATTTGATATAGGTGGAGTGCATATAGAGCTACTGCAACCTACAGCAGATGATAGCCCTATAAAAAAATTTATCGATAAAAAGGGTGAGGGTTTGCATCATATAGCCTATGAGGTTGATGATATTGAAGAGCAATTAAGCCAGCTAAAACAAAAGGGCGTTAAATTGATTAATGAAAGACCAACAGAAGGCTCATCCAATACACTTATAGCTTTTTTGCATCCAAAGTCATCCATAATTTTAACAGAACTTGTTTTTAAAGGAGAAAAATAG